The Tenacibaculum jejuense genome includes a window with the following:
- a CDS encoding 5'-nucleotidase C-terminal domain-containing protein: MKLFYAFCFLLMFTSCKQNEQHLTKITAKNIVLDSTIQNAKQINDAVSPYKEKLVKEMQQILSYTPKDLVKNDGEMQSSLGNIMADLSIELSKPMYKEKTGKNIDFAMLNNGGIRSIISAGNITKEDAFKLMPFENELVAVELSGDKITALVEYFIENKKAHPLSKNIALTIKGNDYDLKINGETFDKNKTYTVVTSDYLQSGGDKMTFFKNPKRLTKLGYKLRTAIMDYFKKVDTIHATIDNRVIIK, encoded by the coding sequence ATGAAATTATTCTATGCGTTTTGTTTCTTACTCATGTTTACATCATGTAAACAAAATGAGCAACACCTAACAAAAATAACAGCTAAAAATATTGTACTTGATAGTACGATTCAAAATGCAAAGCAAATCAATGATGCTGTTTCTCCTTACAAAGAGAAACTTGTCAAAGAAATGCAACAAATTCTTAGCTATACTCCTAAAGACTTGGTAAAAAACGATGGAGAAATGCAAAGTTCTTTAGGAAATATAATGGCGGATCTTAGCATTGAATTAAGCAAACCTATGTACAAAGAAAAAACAGGAAAAAACATTGATTTTGCCATGTTAAACAATGGTGGAATTCGTTCTATTATTTCTGCTGGAAATATTACAAAAGAAGATGCTTTTAAATTAATGCCTTTTGAAAATGAACTTGTAGCTGTGGAGCTTTCAGGAGACAAGATTACAGCGCTAGTAGAGTATTTTATTGAAAATAAAAAAGCACACCCTTTGTCAAAAAACATAGCTTTAACCATTAAAGGAAATGATTATGATCTGAAAATAAATGGTGAAACATTCGATAAAAATAAAACATACACTGTAGTTACTTCAGATTATTTGCAAAGTGGAGGAGATAAAATGACTTTCTTTAAAAACCCTAAAAGATTAACCAAATTAGGGTATAAATTAAGAACTGCAATAATGGATTATTTTAAAAAGGTAGATACCATTCATGCTACTATTGATAACCGTGTAATTATTAAATAA
- a CDS encoding ABC transporter permease, which yields MNVWKISLQNIKSKPLYTFLSVFTLALSVALLLGIQQLKSSFEHQIENNLAGIDLVVGAKGSPLQLVLASVLHIDNPTGNISYKEAKKIGKNPMIKTAVPISYGDNYNGYKIVGTTDEFFKLYNAELEKGTTTKKSLEVVIGATIAEKLKLSIGDTFLSSHGLVENEIDVHDDKFTVVGILKPTYQVIDRLIITNLESIWDVHDHDDHEEGEHNDHKKHTNFVEISASNNIENHDGHHHHNEETHADENHEKHTNFVEVSHTDHQEEDHDEHHETEHEDHKHESSEEDKEITSLLISFKNPVALLTMPRKINESTNMQAALPKYELDKLYNYTGIGFKTINWIAYLILIISGMIIFVSLYKMVKERSFDLALLRTYGASNFQLVKMMIYEGFLVVISAFIIGVLLVKIVLKFVFNLDQSGYQGILKTLSFGDIFSIGIVIVSFVLVAIGLSIYPIVTMNVSKILSNEK from the coding sequence ATGAATGTTTGGAAGATTAGTTTACAAAACATAAAGTCTAAACCTTTATATACATTTTTAAGTGTTTTTACTTTGGCTTTAAGTGTCGCATTACTATTGGGTATTCAACAATTAAAATCATCTTTTGAGCATCAAATAGAAAATAATTTAGCTGGTATAGATTTGGTTGTCGGAGCTAAAGGAAGTCCTTTACAATTGGTTTTAGCTTCTGTATTACATATTGATAATCCTACTGGAAATATATCATACAAGGAAGCCAAAAAAATTGGAAAAAATCCAATGATAAAAACAGCAGTTCCAATTTCTTACGGAGATAATTATAACGGATACAAAATCGTTGGTACAACTGATGAATTTTTTAAATTATATAACGCCGAATTAGAAAAAGGCACTACTACAAAAAAGAGTTTAGAAGTAGTTATTGGCGCTACAATTGCTGAAAAACTAAAACTTTCAATTGGTGATACTTTCTTAAGTTCACATGGTTTGGTTGAAAATGAAATTGATGTTCACGATGATAAATTTACCGTAGTAGGAATATTAAAACCTACATATCAAGTAATAGATCGATTAATTATAACGAATCTAGAAAGTATTTGGGATGTTCATGATCATGACGATCATGAAGAAGGTGAACATAACGACCATAAAAAACACACCAATTTTGTTGAAATTTCTGCATCCAATAATATAGAAAATCATGATGGTCATCATCATCATAATGAGGAAACACATGCTGATGAAAATCATGAGAAGCATACAAACTTTGTAGAAGTTTCTCATACAGATCACCAAGAAGAAGATCATGACGAACATCATGAAACTGAACACGAAGATCATAAACATGAATCTTCCGAAGAAGATAAAGAGATAACATCTTTATTAATTTCATTTAAAAATCCTGTTGCACTTTTAACAATGCCAAGAAAAATTAATGAGAGTACTAATATGCAGGCAGCTTTACCTAAATATGAACTTGATAAGCTTTATAATTACACAGGAATAGGTTTTAAAACCATTAACTGGATTGCTTATTTAATTTTAATCATTTCTGGGATGATTATTTTTGTAAGTCTTTACAAAATGGTAAAAGAAAGATCATTCGATTTAGCTCTTTTAAGAACTTATGGAGCTAGTAATTTTCAATTAGTTAAAATGATGATCTATGAAGGTTTTTTAGTTGTTATTTCTGCTTTTATTATTGGGGTGCTACTTGTGAAAATAGTCTTAAAATTTGTATTCAATCTCGATCAATCTGGTTATCAAGGTATTTTAAAAACATTATCTTTTGGTGATATTTTCTCAATAGGAATAGTTATTGTTAGTTTTGTACTTGTTGCAATTGGCTTATCTATATATCCTATTGTTACCATGAATGTTTCTAAAATTTTATCAAATGAGAAATAG
- a CDS encoding ABC transporter ATP-binding protein → MIKTENLTFQYQKENKLFSFPDINLKAQENLLILGKSGIGKTTFLHLLAGLLQPIQGNVTVAESNINKLSNNKLDQFRGKNIGLVFQKKHAITSLSVLKNIKARLFFSKTKVKDSDIDTILNQLEIKTLKHRKVNELSEGQLQRLSIAMAVIHKPKIILADEPTSSLDDDSCKIVIKLLKEQAKQAQANLIVITHDERIKHHFQNQITLS, encoded by the coding sequence ATGATTAAAACTGAAAATCTAACTTTTCAATATCAAAAAGAAAATAAATTATTTAGCTTTCCTGATATCAACTTAAAAGCTCAAGAAAACTTATTAATTCTTGGGAAATCTGGTATTGGAAAAACTACATTTTTACATTTGTTAGCAGGTTTATTACAACCAATACAAGGAAATGTAACCGTAGCAGAATCTAACATTAATAAACTATCTAACAACAAACTAGATCAGTTTAGAGGTAAAAACATTGGTCTTGTTTTTCAAAAAAAACATGCTATAACCTCTTTAAGTGTTTTAAAAAACATAAAAGCTCGTCTCTTTTTTAGTAAAACAAAAGTTAAAGACAGTGATATTGATACAATTCTAAATCAATTAGAAATAAAAACATTAAAGCACAGAAAAGTAAATGAGCTTAGTGAAGGTCAATTACAAAGATTAAGTATAGCTATGGCGGTTATTCATAAGCCAAAAATCATTTTAGCAGATGAACCTACATCTAGTTTAGATGATGACAGTTGTAAAATTGTTATCAAATTACTGAAAGAACAAGCAAAACAAGCTCAAGCAAACTTAATTGTAATTACACATGATGAAAGGATAAAACATCATTTTCAAAATCAAATTACGTTATCATGA
- a CDS encoding GTP-binding protein, translating to MNKLPVTVLSGFLGAGKTTLLNHILHNKEGLKVAVIVNDMSEVNVDAQFIENENTLSRTEEKLVEMSNGCICCTLREDLMVEVEKLAAQKKFDYLIIESTGISEPIPVAQTFSFESEDGTIDLSRFSYIDTMVTVVDAFNFLKDFSSSDYLVTRELTNIDGDDRTIVNLLTDQIEFANIILINKTDLVSKESLEELKAIIHSLNPEAKIITTSQSKVDLNEVINTNLFDYEKAEASAGWIKELENEHVPETEEYGIGSFVFRSTKPFHPQRFLEYLNLKFPQNVIRSKGLFWLASRRNQALIWSSAGGSCKADSAGVWWASMPFAERINYATFTENRVQIEKNWDADFGDRKTELVFIGQKLQKDEMIADLQDCLLTDQEIELWKNQLFNQEDQWPIQYLQ from the coding sequence ATGAATAAACTACCAGTTACCGTATTAAGTGGTTTTCTTGGGGCAGGAAAAACAACATTATTAAATCATATTTTACACAATAAAGAAGGATTAAAAGTAGCAGTAATTGTTAACGACATGAGTGAAGTTAACGTTGATGCTCAATTTATTGAAAACGAAAACACACTTTCTAGAACGGAAGAAAAACTCGTTGAAATGTCTAACGGTTGTATCTGTTGTACATTGCGAGAAGATTTAATGGTTGAAGTAGAAAAACTTGCCGCTCAAAAAAAATTCGACTACTTAATTATTGAAAGTACAGGTATTAGTGAGCCAATTCCTGTTGCTCAAACTTTTTCTTTCGAAAGTGAAGATGGCACAATCGATTTAAGCAGATTTAGTTACATCGATACTATGGTAACCGTGGTAGATGCCTTTAACTTTTTGAAAGATTTTTCTAGTTCTGATTATTTAGTAACTAGAGAACTTACTAATATTGACGGTGACGATAGAACTATTGTAAACCTTTTAACTGATCAAATAGAGTTTGCTAATATTATTTTGATCAATAAAACTGATTTAGTTTCAAAAGAAAGTTTAGAGGAACTAAAAGCCATTATTCATAGTTTAAATCCTGAAGCAAAAATCATAACAACTAGTCAATCAAAAGTAGACTTAAACGAGGTTATTAACACCAACTTATTCGATTATGAAAAAGCTGAAGCTTCTGCTGGTTGGATTAAAGAATTAGAAAACGAACATGTTCCTGAAACTGAAGAATACGGAATTGGTTCTTTTGTATTTAGAAGTACAAAACCATTTCATCCACAGCGTTTTCTAGAATATTTAAATTTGAAATTCCCACAAAATGTTATCCGAAGTAAAGGATTGTTTTGGTTGGCTTCAAGAAGAAATCAGGCTTTAATTTGGAGTTCTGCTGGAGGTTCTTGTAAAGCAGATAGTGCTGGCGTTTGGTGGGCAAGTATGCCATTTGCTGAAAGAATTAATTATGCTACTTTTACCGAAAATAGAGTTCAAATAGAAAAAAACTGGGATGCTGATTTTGGAGATAGAAAAACTGAACTTGTTTTTATTGGACAGAAATTACAAAAAGATGAAATGATTGCTGATTTACAAGATTGTTTACTTACAGATCAAGAGATCGAATTATGGAAAAATCAGTTATTTAATCAAGAAGATCAATGGCCAATACAATATCTTCAATAG
- a CDS encoding NIF family HAD-type phosphatase: MKTKEPILLILDLDETLIHATEKKLAIPHDFKYADYFVYKRPFLNEFLDFVNQHFKLAVWSSADDKYVNDIVETIRPETINFEFVWARTRCTVRRDYDLDRYVREKRLKKIKKQGFTLERALIVDDSPEKTKDNFGNAIYINPFEGNLADDELKKLTEFLIKIKNVENVRTFEKRGWRNTIDTQ, from the coding sequence ATGAAAACTAAAGAACCTATACTTTTAATTTTAGATTTAGATGAAACCTTAATTCATGCTACAGAAAAGAAATTGGCTATTCCACATGATTTTAAATATGCTGATTATTTCGTGTATAAGCGTCCATTTTTAAATGAGTTTTTAGATTTCGTAAATCAACATTTCAAACTAGCTGTTTGGTCTTCTGCAGACGACAAATATGTGAATGATATAGTTGAAACTATTCGCCCTGAAACTATAAACTTCGAGTTTGTTTGGGCAAGAACTCGTTGTACGGTCCGAAGAGATTACGACTTAGATCGATATGTTCGCGAAAAAAGATTAAAGAAAATTAAAAAACAAGGTTTTACTTTAGAACGTGCTTTAATTGTTGATGATTCTCCTGAAAAAACCAAAGACAACTTTGGAAATGCGATTTATATCAATCCATTTGAAGGAAATTTAGCTGATGACGAACTAAAAAAACTAACTGAATTTCTTATAAAAATAAAAAATGTAGAAAATGTAAGAACATTTGAAAAAAGAGGCTGGAGGAATACAATTGACACGCAATAA
- a CDS encoding 3'-5' exonuclease yields the protein MLQHVNLKNILFLDIETVPQYEHWNDVPEETQELYGLKTRYQRKEEITAEQFYHRAGIWAEFGRIICISVGYFIEKNKKLQLRITSFKNESEYALLKNFKNLLDNHFKQEKHILCAHNGKEFDFPYIARRMIINNIKLPKKLNLVGKKPWEVPHLDTLELWKFGDYKHYTSLKLLTHILGVPSPKEDIDGSEVYQVYYQENDLNRIVRYCENDTVAVAQLVLRFLNLPILEHQNIISV from the coding sequence ATGTTACAACACGTAAACCTGAAAAATATCTTGTTTTTAGATATTGAAACGGTTCCTCAATATGAACATTGGAATGATGTTCCTGAGGAAACACAAGAATTGTACGGGTTAAAAACTCGTTACCAAAGAAAAGAAGAAATTACTGCTGAACAATTTTACCACAGAGCCGGTATTTGGGCCGAATTTGGTAGAATTATCTGTATTTCTGTCGGCTATTTTATCGAAAAGAATAAAAAATTACAGCTTCGTATTACTTCTTTCAAAAATGAAAGTGAGTATGCATTACTCAAAAACTTTAAAAATCTGCTTGATAATCATTTCAAACAAGAAAAACATATTCTCTGTGCACACAACGGAAAAGAATTTGACTTTCCATACATTGCCAGAAGAATGATTATTAACAATATTAAGCTTCCCAAAAAACTAAATTTAGTGGGTAAAAAACCTTGGGAAGTTCCGCATTTAGATACTTTAGAGTTATGGAAGTTTGGCGATTATAAACATTATACATCTTTAAAACTTTTAACACATATTCTTGGCGTTCCATCACCTAAAGAAGACATTGATGGTTCCGAAGTTTATCAGGTATATTATCAAGAAAATGATTTAAATCGAATTGTTCGTTATTGTGAAAATGACACTGTGGCTGTTGCACAACTCGTGTTACGTTTTTTGAATTTACCTATTTTAGAACATCAAAATATTATTAGTGTATAA
- a CDS encoding aminopeptidase P family protein, producing MKYLPINKDLFIKNRKNFMAQMKPNSLAVFNSNDIYPVSADSTLPFEQHRDIFFLSGVDQEESILIVYPDCPKESLREVLFLRETNEHIAVWEGEKLNKERAFETSGVKTVFWLQDLEKVLAEMMAYADTVYINTNEHYRAKIETETREARFTKWLLAKYPAHSVAKSNPLLQRLRSVKDQIEIDLIQKACNITEKGFRRILGFVKPGVWEYEIEAEFAHEFLRNRSKGFAYTPIIASGSNANVLHYIENNQQCKDGDLILFDVAAEYANYASDMSRTIPISGRYTDRQKDVYNAVNRVKNEATKMLVPGAIWADYHVEVGKLMTSELLGLGLLDKADVQNENPDWPAYKKYFMHGTSHHMGLDTHDYGLLHEPIQANMVFTVEPGIYLPDEGFGIRLEDDVVVQESGEPFNLMRNIPIEVEEIEDLMNQ from the coding sequence ATGAAATATCTTCCTATAAATAAAGACCTATTTATAAAGAATAGAAAAAACTTTATGGCTCAAATGAAGCCAAACAGTTTAGCTGTTTTTAATTCTAATGATATTTATCCTGTAAGCGCAGATTCTACTTTACCTTTTGAACAACACAGAGATATTTTCTTTTTAAGTGGTGTAGACCAAGAAGAAAGTATTTTAATTGTTTATCCAGATTGTCCTAAAGAAAGCTTACGAGAAGTTTTATTCTTAAGGGAAACGAACGAACATATTGCTGTTTGGGAAGGTGAAAAGCTCAACAAAGAAAGAGCTTTTGAAACAAGCGGCGTTAAAACTGTTTTTTGGTTACAAGATTTAGAAAAAGTATTAGCCGAAATGATGGCGTATGCAGACACTGTTTATATTAACACCAACGAACACTACAGAGCTAAAATAGAAACTGAAACTCGTGAAGCTCGTTTTACAAAATGGTTATTAGCAAAATATCCAGCACACAGTGTTGCTAAGAGTAATCCTCTTTTACAACGTTTACGTTCTGTAAAAGATCAAATTGAAATCGATTTAATTCAGAAAGCATGTAATATTACTGAAAAAGGTTTCCGTAGAATTTTAGGTTTTGTAAAACCAGGTGTTTGGGAATATGAAATTGAAGCTGAGTTTGCTCATGAATTTTTAAGAAATCGTTCTAAAGGATTTGCTTACACTCCAATTATTGCTAGCGGAAGTAACGCAAATGTATTACACTACATTGAAAACAACCAACAATGTAAAGATGGTGATTTAATTCTTTTTGATGTTGCTGCAGAATATGCAAATTATGCGAGTGATATGAGTAGAACAATTCCTATTTCTGGTCGTTATACAGATCGTCAAAAAGATGTGTACAATGCTGTAAACAGAGTTAAAAATGAAGCTACAAAAATGTTAGTACCTGGAGCAATTTGGGCAGACTACCATGTTGAAGTTGGTAAATTAATGACTTCTGAATTATTAGGTTTAGGATTATTAGACAAAGCTGATGTTCAGAACGAAAATCCAGATTGGCCAGCTTATAAAAAATATTTCATGCATGGAACTTCTCATCATATGGGATTAGATACGCATGATTACGGTTTATTACACGAACCAATCCAAGCAAACATGGTATTTACTGTTGAACCAGGAATTTATCTTCCAGATGAAGGTTTCGGAATTCGTTTAGAAGATGACGTAGTTGTTCAAGAATCTGGAGAACCATTCAACTTAATGCGAAACATTCCAATCGAAGTAGAAGAAATCGAAGATTTAATGAATCAATAA
- a CDS encoding Crp/Fnr family transcriptional regulator, with translation MSLKIYLKEIINDESLDIHINEIVDAFEEKTLSKNELFVKEGAICDYFCFIESGILQHYITIDGEEKTTYLALKNTCTSALKSFLHQKPSRKNIKTLSEVKLQVLSIQQFNQLLKNNKAFFLFYYKLIENQIFLIDDYRINLLTLSPEDRYQKLLANDPELLKNIPLHYLASFLGISKRHMSRIRKKVK, from the coding sequence ATGAGTTTAAAAATCTATTTAAAAGAAATTATAAACGACGAATCACTTGATATTCATATCAATGAAATCGTAGATGCTTTCGAAGAAAAAACTCTTTCTAAAAACGAACTGTTTGTTAAAGAAGGAGCTATTTGTGATTATTTCTGTTTTATTGAAAGTGGAATTCTTCAACATTACATAACTATTGATGGTGAAGAAAAAACAACATATTTAGCCTTAAAAAATACTTGTACATCAGCTTTAAAAAGTTTTTTACATCAAAAACCTTCACGAAAAAACATCAAAACTTTAAGTGAAGTGAAGTTACAAGTGCTTTCTATTCAGCAATTCAATCAGCTTTTAAAAAACAATAAAGCTTTCTTTTTATTCTATTATAAACTAATTGAAAATCAAATATTTTTAATCGACGATTATAGAATCAATCTTCTGACACTTTCTCCAGAAGATCGTTATCAAAAATTATTAGCTAACGATCCTGAATTACTTAAAAATATTCCCCTACATTATTTAGCTTCCTTTTTAGGAATATCGAAAAGACACATGAGTAGAATTCGTAAAAAAGTAAAATAG
- a CDS encoding DEAD/DEAH box helicase, giving the protein MTFESLGLKKELLKAIEEKGYVNPSPIQEKAIPVILKGNDVLASAQTGTGKTAGFTLPILQIITDTKNPKFRPIRALILTPTRELAAQIYDNVRDYSKHLNIKSTVIFGGVKPKKQIATIRNGIDVLVATPGRLLDLHDQKALSLKRIDILILDEADRMLDMGFVRDIKKIIALLPEKRQNLLFSATFSKEIKALAKGILTDPVLVEAAPENTTAEMVKQKIYRVPKSRKAAMVTQLISDGNWNQVLIFTRTKHGANRLAEKLQKRDISSAAIHGNKSQSARVKALKGFKENTVRVLVATDIAARGLDIPLLPHVINYELPNIPEDYVHRIGRTGRAGASGEAISLVADEELEYVKNIEKLLKQKLKIVELEGFDLTPTEQPQQKKTSKENNNNSKPSKKNQTRRNFRSKKKSENSKESNSNTPRKNRSNFKRKPKNNNRKKS; this is encoded by the coding sequence ATGACATTTGAATCACTAGGGTTAAAGAAAGAGCTTTTAAAAGCAATTGAAGAAAAAGGATATGTAAACCCATCCCCAATACAAGAAAAAGCAATACCAGTAATTTTAAAAGGTAATGATGTACTAGCATCTGCACAAACAGGAACAGGAAAAACCGCTGGTTTTACATTACCAATATTGCAAATAATAACAGATACTAAAAATCCAAAATTTAGACCAATACGTGCACTAATACTAACTCCTACCAGAGAATTAGCTGCTCAGATTTACGATAATGTTCGAGATTATAGCAAACATCTTAATATTAAGTCGACTGTAATTTTTGGAGGTGTAAAACCTAAAAAACAAATTGCAACGATAAGAAACGGTATAGATGTACTAGTTGCCACACCAGGTAGGTTATTAGATTTACATGACCAAAAAGCATTATCACTAAAAAGAATTGACATTCTGATTCTAGACGAAGCAGATAGAATGTTAGATATGGGCTTTGTTAGAGATATTAAAAAAATTATAGCTCTACTTCCTGAAAAACGCCAAAACTTACTTTTTTCTGCTACTTTTTCTAAAGAAATAAAAGCCTTAGCTAAAGGGATTTTAACAGATCCTGTTCTAGTTGAAGCTGCTCCTGAGAATACAACTGCGGAAATGGTTAAGCAAAAGATATATCGTGTTCCAAAAAGTAGAAAAGCAGCCATGGTGACGCAATTAATTTCTGACGGTAATTGGAATCAAGTACTTATTTTTACACGAACTAAACACGGAGCAAATAGACTAGCTGAAAAACTACAAAAAAGAGATATTTCTTCTGCTGCAATCCATGGAAATAAAAGTCAAAGTGCAAGAGTAAAAGCTTTAAAAGGATTTAAAGAAAATACTGTTCGTGTTTTAGTAGCTACTGATATTGCTGCTCGAGGATTAGATATTCCTTTATTACCTCATGTGATTAACTATGAATTACCTAATATTCCTGAAGATTATGTGCATAGAATTGGTAGAACTGGTAGAGCTGGTGCAAGCGGAGAAGCTATATCTTTAGTTGCTGACGAAGAATTAGAGTATGTTAAAAACATTGAGAAATTATTAAAGCAAAAGCTAAAAATTGTTGAATTAGAAGGTTTTGATCTTACGCCAACCGAACAACCTCAACAGAAGAAAACTTCCAAAGAAAACAACAACAACTCAAAGCCAAGTAAAAAGAATCAAACAAGACGAAATTTTCGATCTAAAAAGAAATCTGAAAATAGTAAGGAAAGTAATTCCAATACTCCTCGAAAAAACAGAAGTAACTTTAAAAGAAAACCGAAAAATAATAACAGAAAAAAATCTTAA
- a CDS encoding succinylglutamate desuccinylase/aspartoacylase family protein → MFDKEFKNEEIVIRGERISLGESKLIKIPVDRLPTGTLIEIPVYIFNGKKPGPTILLQGGLHGDETNSIELVRRMLIDKSYKIHRGCVIVVPLLNIFGFLDFSRELHGKDVNRSFPGSTKGSLASRLAYYLMKEITKNVDFAIDYHTGGAQRSNYAQIRYTPQDERGKALADIFNAPFKFGSKLIPKSFRNECFKHEIPVIVYEGGESLRLNEFAINQGIYGTLRILRHFNMIDEAIEIPLQNDAIEIIKKSWLRARAAGIFNPKVKNGASVKKGEIVGFIMDTYGETKFSVKSPKDGYIIAKNNFPVVNLGDPLFHIGYV, encoded by the coding sequence ATGTTCGACAAAGAATTCAAGAATGAGGAGATAGTTATTCGTGGAGAACGAATTTCTTTAGGAGAATCAAAGTTGATAAAAATCCCTGTAGATAGATTACCTACAGGAACTTTAATAGAAATTCCGGTATATATTTTTAACGGAAAGAAACCTGGTCCGACTATTTTATTACAAGGTGGATTGCATGGCGACGAGACCAACAGTATCGAATTGGTAAGGCGAATGTTAATTGACAAGTCGTATAAAATTCATAGAGGTTGTGTAATCGTTGTTCCATTATTGAACATATTTGGCTTTTTAGATTTTTCTAGAGAATTACACGGAAAAGATGTAAATAGAAGTTTTCCAGGTTCTACAAAAGGATCTTTAGCAAGTAGATTAGCATATTATCTTATGAAAGAGATTACTAAAAATGTTGATTTTGCTATCGATTATCATACTGGTGGAGCGCAACGTAGTAATTACGCGCAAATTCGATATACACCACAAGACGAAAGAGGAAAAGCTTTAGCTGATATTTTTAATGCTCCATTCAAATTTGGTTCTAAACTTATTCCTAAATCTTTCAGAAATGAATGTTTTAAACACGAAATTCCTGTAATAGTTTATGAAGGTGGCGAATCTTTACGATTGAATGAATTTGCAATTAACCAAGGAATTTATGGAACACTAAGAATTTTACGTCATTTTAATATGATTGATGAAGCTATAGAAATTCCTTTACAAAACGATGCTATAGAAATTATTAAAAAGAGTTGGTTACGTGCTCGAGCAGCTGGTATTTTTAATCCGAAAGTAAAAAATGGAGCATCCGTGAAAAAAGGTGAAATTGTGGGCTTTATTATGGATACATATGGTGAAACAAAATTCTCTGTAAAATCACCTAAAGATGGTTATATCATAGCCAAAAACAACTTTCCTGTTGTAAATCTTGGTGATCCTTTGTTCCATATAGGTTATGTATAA
- a CDS encoding RimK family alpha-L-glutamate ligase — translation MNIFILSVGQNIYSTKRIYDEAVKRGHDVSVINHNKCSIKLSGGKREIIYEGENIIDEPDVIIPRIGASVTRHGAAIVKEFEMNGIYSTARSLGILRAQNKVRTLQIMNRKGIPIPDTVFSVNPENIKEQIELLGGAPVIIKMQEGTQGMGVMLAESKKSAKSIIDTFYRMNMSILLQEFIKESNSEDIRVFVVGDKIVSSMKRKGLDDDFRSNIHRGGTATKADLTNQERIMAIKAAGYLGLPIAGVDLIRSKRGPLLIEVNSTPGLQGIEAYTKVNVAEEIIKYLEKKCSTKNSRMRR, via the coding sequence ATGAATATTTTTATTTTATCGGTTGGTCAAAATATATATTCTACAAAACGAATATATGACGAAGCTGTTAAACGTGGACATGATGTTAGTGTGATTAATCACAACAAATGTTCTATAAAACTTAGCGGTGGTAAAAGAGAAATTATTTATGAAGGAGAAAACATTATTGACGAGCCTGATGTAATTATTCCGAGAATTGGCGCCTCTGTAACTCGACATGGAGCTGCTATTGTTAAAGAATTTGAGATGAATGGTATTTACAGTACAGCAAGATCTTTAGGTATACTCAGAGCTCAAAATAAAGTAAGAACTCTTCAAATTATGAACAGAAAAGGAATTCCAATTCCTGATACTGTTTTTTCTGTAAATCCTGAAAACATCAAAGAACAAATAGAATTACTTGGTGGTGCACCAGTAATTATTAAAATGCAAGAAGGAACTCAAGGAATGGGTGTGATGTTAGCAGAAAGTAAAAAATCTGCAAAGTCTATTATTGATACTTTTTACAGAATGAATATGAGTATTTTGCTTCAAGAATTCATTAAAGAAAGTAATAGCGAAGATATTCGTGTATTTGTAGTTGGTGACAAAATTGTTTCTTCTATGAAAAGAAAAGGTTTAGATGATGATTTTAGATCGAATATTCATAGAGGCGGAACAGCTACAAAAGCTGATTTAACAAATCAAGAACGAATTATGGCGATAAAAGCGGCTGGTTACTTAGGTTTACCTATCGCTGGCGTAGATTTAATCCGTTCGAAACGCGGTCCATTATTGATAGAGGTAAATTCAACTCCTGGATTACAAGGAATTGAAGCCTATACAAAAGTTAATGTCGCTGAAGAAATTATAAAATATTTAGAGAAAAAATGTTCGACAAAGAATTCAAGAATGAGGAGATAG